A single Desulfovibrio piger DNA region contains:
- a CDS encoding MFS transporter produces MSIAKEHRWLLLAVCAAQFFMPFMVAGVNAVLPPLGESLGASARELSLLGAVYTLGLVVFQLAGGTLGDIYGRRRIFLFGLSLFSVLALVLGFIPYIDLFIGLRLFQGMGAAMLSSASLALLASAAPKEMRASYLGLSNVAVYAGIACGPPVGGLVAGWLGWRWLFWGTGLAALAAMCIMVFRVPLEWRTAGEEPFDVPGCLLYGGAMAALTFGASCIADDHLLGGGLFLLCLVLLACFVWRELRSPFPMVDVRLLRSNRVLSLSLVAAFVNYCSFFGMVFFFSLYLQVGRGFSVQEAGLLLALQAAVQSLSSPLAARLCDRYDQGLISTAGTVFCGLGLLSAAFLDMDSSLWVIVGAQCLIGAGVSLFALPNTTIILEAAGPQRVGQASGLVGTVRTAGMLGNLTIITLTLSLFLGHEPVGRDNIGAFLHCMRVDMVLFGVLSLLAVGCTLARNRSGTKAA; encoded by the coding sequence ATGAGTATCGCAAAAGAACATCGCTGGTTGTTGCTGGCTGTCTGCGCGGCGCAGTTCTTCATGCCGTTCATGGTGGCCGGGGTCAACGCCGTCCTGCCGCCCCTGGGGGAAAGCCTGGGCGCCAGTGCGCGCGAGCTCAGCCTGCTGGGGGCCGTCTACACGCTGGGGCTGGTGGTGTTCCAGCTGGCCGGCGGCACCCTGGGCGACATCTACGGGCGGCGCCGGATCTTCCTTTTCGGCCTGAGCCTGTTCAGTGTGCTGGCCCTTGTGCTGGGCTTCATCCCGTATATCGACCTTTTCATCGGCCTGCGCCTGTTCCAGGGCATGGGGGCCGCCATGCTGAGCTCGGCCAGCCTGGCCCTGCTGGCGTCCGCCGCGCCCAAGGAGATGCGGGCCAGCTATCTGGGCCTCAGCAATGTGGCCGTCTACGCGGGCATCGCCTGCGGGCCGCCGGTGGGCGGCCTTGTGGCCGGCTGGCTGGGCTGGCGCTGGCTGTTCTGGGGCACGGGCCTGGCCGCCCTGGCCGCCATGTGCATCATGGTCTTCCGGGTGCCCCTGGAATGGCGCACCGCCGGCGAGGAACCCTTCGACGTGCCGGGCTGCCTGCTCTACGGCGGGGCCATGGCGGCACTGACCTTCGGCGCCTCCTGCATCGCGGACGACCATCTGCTGGGCGGGGGGCTCTTCCTGCTCTGCCTCGTGCTGCTGGCCTGCTTCGTCTGGCGGGAGCTGCGCAGCCCCTTCCCCATGGTGGACGTGCGCCTGCTGCGCAGCAACAGGGTCCTCAGCCTGTCGCTGGTGGCGGCCTTCGTCAACTACTGTTCCTTTTTCGGCATGGTCTTTTTTTTCAGCCTCTACCTGCAGGTGGGGCGGGGCTTCAGCGTGCAGGAAGCCGGTCTGCTGCTGGCGCTGCAGGCCGCCGTGCAGTCCCTGTCCAGTCCGCTGGCCGCCCGCCTCTGCGACCGCTATGACCAGGGCCTCATCAGCACCGCCGGGACGGTGTTCTGCGGCCTGGGCCTGCTGAGCGCCGCCTTCCTGGACATGGATTCCTCGCTCTGGGTCATCGTGGGCGCGCAATGCCTCATCGGCGCCGGCGTCAGCCTGTTCGCCCTGCCCAACACCACCATCATCCTCGAGGCGGCCGGGCCCCAGCGGGTGGGACAGGCTTCCGGGCTGGTGGGCACGGTGCGCACGGCCGGCATGCTGGGCAACCTGACCATCATCACCCTGACCCTGAGCCTTTTTCTGGGCCATGAGCCGGTGGGCAGGGACAATATCGGCGCCTTCCTGCACTGCATGCGGGTGGACATGGTGCTGTTCGGCGTCCTGAGCCTGCTGGCCGTGGGCTGTACCCTGGCCCGCAACCGCAGCGGCACGAAGGCCGCCTGA
- a CDS encoding methylenetetrahydrofolate reductase, translating to MQIAQALRQATRPFVSLEFFPPAEECHLPEFYKTVERLRSVDPLFLSVTYGAGGGKQQNTLDVTAELARRGFTVMAHLTCVGAEPQAISDFVGKLRRAGVHNVLALRGDAPRGASGWDWNAGHFHNARDLVHFLRSEHPDLGIAVAGYPAPHPDAATFASDRAYLADKLRAGADFVITQLFFDVREYESLVSSLRAAGLEAPVIPGILPIQSFDSLRRVLSLCGANIPGKLYLELEAAHNKGGVEAVREAGLRFAVRQIRQLLDCGAPGIHLYSLNKSEMCLRLVEEAGL from the coding sequence ATGCAGATCGCCCAGGCTCTTCGCCAGGCAACCAGGCCTTTTGTTTCTTTGGAATTTTTTCCCCCTGCCGAGGAATGTCATCTGCCGGAGTTCTACAAGACCGTGGAGCGTCTGCGTTCGGTCGATCCCCTCTTCCTGTCCGTCACCTACGGTGCGGGCGGCGGCAAGCAGCAGAACACGCTGGACGTCACGGCAGAACTGGCCCGGCGGGGCTTCACCGTCATGGCCCATCTGACCTGCGTGGGCGCCGAGCCGCAGGCCATCAGCGATTTCGTGGGCAAGCTGCGCCGTGCCGGGGTCCACAACGTGCTGGCCCTGCGCGGTGATGCGCCGCGCGGCGCGAGCGGCTGGGACTGGAACGCGGGGCATTTCCACAATGCCCGTGATCTCGTGCACTTCCTGCGCTCGGAGCATCCCGACCTGGGCATCGCTGTGGCGGGCTATCCCGCGCCCCATCCCGATGCGGCCACCTTCGCCTCGGATCGGGCCTATCTGGCCGACAAGCTGCGCGCCGGGGCGGACTTCGTCATCACCCAGCTTTTCTTCGACGTGCGCGAATACGAGTCCCTGGTCAGCTCGCTGCGCGCCGCCGGACTGGAGGCGCCGGTCATCCCGGGCATCCTGCCCATCCAGAGCTTCGACTCCCTGCGCCGCGTGCTGTCGCTGTGCGGGGCCAACATCCCGGGCAAGCTCTATCTGGAGCTGGAAGCGGCCCACAACAAGGGGGGCGTGGAGGCCGTGCGCGAGGCGGGCCTGCGCTTCGCCGTGCGCCAGATCCGGCAGCTGCTGGATTGCGGCGCGCCCGGCATCCATCTGTACAGCCTCAACAAATCCGAGATGTGCCTGCGCCTGGTGGAAGAAGCGGGCCTGTAG